GCGCCGCCGCTCGTCGTCGAACTCGACGTCACGAACGGGTACGTCCCGTGGTCGACGTCGAGCAGCGACCCCTGCGCGCCTTCGAGCAGCACCGCGGCGCCGCTCCGGATCGCGCGGTGCACGGCGAGCCCGACGTCCTCCGCGAGGGGCAGCAGCCGCGGCGCGAGGCGCTCGAGCAGCGACATCGTCTCGTCGACGTCGACGCGGCGCGGGCCGCCGCCGGCCGCGAGTTGCCCCTTGGCAAGCTGCCCCGCCGCGTGCTCCACGCCCTTTTCGACGAGCGCGCGCAGCCGGTCCGGGTGCCGCAGGTCGAGCACCCGCACGCCGCGCCGCGCGACCTTGTCCTCGTACGCGGGCCCGATCCCGCGCCCGGTCGTCCCGATCGCCCGGCTCGCCGCGCTCTCCGCGTCGACGAGCTTGTGATAGGGGAGCACGAGATGCGCGCGCTCGCTCACGTACAGCCGCCCTTCGACGTCGACGCCGTCGTCGACCAGCTCGTCGATCTCGTGGAAGAGCGTGTCGGGGTCGAGCACGACGCCGTTCCCGATCGCGCAGCGCACGCCGGGGTGCAGGATCCCGCTCGGGATCTGGTGCAGGACGAACGACGCCTCGCCGATGTGCACCGTGTGCCCCGCGTTCGCGCCGCCCTGGTACCGCACCACCCAGTCGGCCCGCTCCGCGAGCACGTCGACGAGCTTCCCCTTCCCCTCATCGCCCCACTGCGCGCCGACGACGACGAGCGTGCGCGTCGAGGAATCGAACATGTCCCGTGCCCCT
The Gemmatimonadetes bacterium T265 genome window above contains:
- the purA gene encoding adenylosuccinate synthetase gives rise to the protein MFDSSTRTLVVVGAQWGDEGKGKLVDVLAERADWVVRYQGGANAGHTVHIGEASFVLHQIPSGILHPGVRCAIGNGVVLDPDTLFHEIDELVDDGVDVEGRLYVSERAHLVLPYHKLVDAESAASRAIGTTGRGIGPAYEDKVARRGVRVLDLRHPDRLRALVEKGVEHAAGQLAKGQLAAGGGPRRVDVDETMSLLERLAPRLLPLAEDVGLAVHRAIRSGAAVLLEGAQGSLLDVDHGTYPFVTSSSTTSGGASVGVGIAPTAIDAVLGVVKAYTTRVGNGPLPTEIAGALGEEVRRLGNEFGATTGRARRCGWFDAVVARYATRVNGLTGFAVTKLDVLDTLDRIALCTGYDVDGELHTEFPGDLVALERAVPRYEWFPGWRRETGGARTLGDLPSEARAYLDRVQELVEAPIAYVSVGTRRDQIIALDDAGAGVGATR